From Laspinema palackyanum D2c, one genomic window encodes:
- a CDS encoding PP2C family protein-serine/threonine phosphatase, with amino-acid sequence MTSLPLPRQPFQPDIPDNGSASADVTPVFALKELVARLHREQKKVQDLLSSLGFALRSFNNLNQFLELIPLVASRVTDADGGALILFKPNGQVRLQQLHCQDGHECHDIRQALENLTRQIMDDSNLATSSLPPSALDYQVSPYLGSDVQLFGTAILVKNTERGRLYVFSRDPDYTWTPTRQKLVRLVADQTAVAIENDELTVELRKKERLDRELEIGAEIQLRLLPRQCPTINGIELAACCETANRVGGDYYDFIPTTHDFAQSKNQGGKPNGRWSIVIGDVMGKGVPAGLIMTMTRGMLRAEVLNGHSPSRILQHLNRVMYADLENSHRFVTLFYSEYDPETRILSYSNAAHNPPLLWQASTRTIQRLDTLGMLIGLDPDTQYQEAQIQLQPGDTLIYYTDGFTDASNQVGDRFDEENLTAALEWACQHYQKPQAILEHLFERVGHFIGPDTQNTDDMTLIVLQVKGEEDLAKTGSEEGDGG; translated from the coding sequence ATGACTTCTTTGCCTCTCCCTCGACAGCCATTTCAGCCAGATATACCCGACAACGGCAGCGCATCCGCAGACGTCACCCCCGTCTTTGCCCTCAAAGAACTGGTGGCGCGTTTGCATCGGGAACAAAAGAAAGTCCAAGATTTGCTGTCATCCTTGGGATTTGCTCTGCGCAGCTTCAACAATTTGAATCAGTTCTTGGAGTTGATTCCCCTGGTGGCGAGTCGGGTCACCGATGCAGATGGGGGAGCATTGATCCTGTTTAAACCCAATGGTCAAGTGAGGTTACAGCAACTTCACTGCCAGGATGGTCACGAATGTCATGATATTCGGCAGGCATTAGAAAACCTGACTCGTCAAATCATGGATGATTCTAACCTGGCCACCTCAAGTCTGCCTCCCTCGGCGTTGGATTATCAAGTGAGCCCCTATTTGGGGTCAGATGTGCAGTTATTTGGGACTGCCATTTTGGTTAAAAATACCGAACGCGGTCGTCTGTATGTGTTCAGTCGGGACCCGGACTATACTTGGACTCCGACGCGCCAGAAGTTGGTCCGGTTAGTGGCGGATCAAACTGCGGTGGCGATCGAAAATGACGAGCTCACCGTAGAACTACGGAAGAAGGAACGACTGGACCGAGAATTAGAAATTGGGGCAGAAATCCAACTGCGACTCCTGCCGCGTCAATGTCCGACGATTAACGGGATTGAACTGGCTGCCTGTTGTGAAACCGCCAATCGGGTGGGGGGAGACTACTACGATTTTATTCCCACAACCCACGACTTTGCCCAATCTAAAAATCAAGGCGGAAAACCGAACGGACGCTGGAGCATCGTCATTGGCGATGTGATGGGGAAAGGGGTACCTGCGGGGTTGATTATGACCATGACCCGAGGAATGTTAAGGGCGGAGGTCCTCAACGGCCATTCTCCCTCGCGAATTCTTCAGCATTTGAATCGGGTGATGTATGCGGATTTGGAGAATTCTCATCGGTTTGTGACGCTGTTTTATTCGGAGTATGACCCGGAAACTCGGATTTTGTCCTATAGCAATGCGGCACATAATCCGCCGTTATTATGGCAGGCATCTACAAGGACGATTCAGCGGTTAGATACCTTGGGGATGTTGATTGGGTTAGATCCGGATACTCAGTATCAAGAAGCACAGATTCAGCTACAGCCTGGAGATACGCTGATTTATTACACGGACGGGTTTACGGATGCCAGTAACCAAGTGGGCGATCGCTTTGATGAGGAAAACTTGACAGCGGCCTTGGAATGGGCTTGTCAACATTATCAAAAGCCCCAAGCTATTTTAGAACACCTGTTCGAGCGGGTGGGTCATTTTATCGGCCCGGATACGCAAAATACTGATGATATGACCCTGATTGTCCTGCAAGTCAAGGGGGAGGAGGACCTAGCAAAAACCGGGTCTGAGGAGGGGGATGGGGGTTAA